A genomic segment from Eubalaena glacialis isolate mEubGla1 chromosome 16, mEubGla1.1.hap2.+ XY, whole genome shotgun sequence encodes:
- the SLITRK6 gene encoding SLIT and NTRK-like protein 6, which produces MKLWIHLLYSSLLACISSQSQSPMSSASARGSCDSLCNCEEKDSTMLINCEEKGIKKLSQISVPPSRPFHLSLLNNGLTMLHTNDFSGLTNAISIHLGFNNIADIETGAFNGLGHLKQLHINHNSLEILKEDTFHGLENLEFLQADNNFITVIEPSAFSKLNRLKVLILNDNAIESLPPNIFRFVPLTHLDLRGNQLQTLPYVGFLEHIGRILDLQLEDNKWACNCDLLQLKLWLENMPPQSIIGDIVCNSPPFFKGSILSRLKKESICPTPPVYEEHEDPSGSLHLAVTSSISDSRMSTKTMSLLKPPTKAPGLIPYITKPFTQLPGLYCPIPCNCKVLSPSGLLIHCQERNIESLSDLKPPPQNPRKLILAGNIIHTLMKSDLVEYFTLEMLHLGNNRIEVLEEGSFMNLTRLQKLYLNGNHLTKLSGGMFLGLHNLEYLYLEYNGVKEILPGSFNPMPKLKVLYLNNNLLQVLPPHIFSGVPLMRVNLKTNQFTHLPVSNILDDLDLLTQIDLEDNPWDCSCDLVGLQQWIQKLSKNTVTDEILCTSPEHLDKKELKALNSELLCPGLVNNPSLPTQTSYVIVNTPTTTTTADTIFKSLTDAVPLSVLILGLLIVFITIVFCAAGIVVLVLHRRRRYKKKQADEQMRDNSPVHLQYSMYGHKTTHHTTERPTASLYEQHMVSPVVHVYRSPSFGSKHLEEEEERNEKEGSDTKHLQRSLLERENHSPLTGSNMKYKVTDQSTEFLSFQDASSLYRNIFEKERELQQLGITEYLRKNIAQLQPDMEVHYPGAHEELKLMETLMYSRPRKVLVEQTKNEYFELKANLHAEPDYLEVLEQQT; this is translated from the coding sequence ATGAAGCTTTGGATTCATCTCTTGTATTCATCTCTCCTTGCCTGTATATCTTCACAGTCCCAATCACCAATGTCCTCTGCCTCAGCCAGAGGTTCTTGTGACTCTCTTTGCAATTGTGAGGAAAAAGACAGCACGATGCTAATAAATTGTGAAGAGAAAGGTATCAAGAAGTTATCCCAAATAAGCGTGCCACCATCACGACCTTTCCACTTAAGTTTATTAAATAATGGTTTGACAATGCTTCACACAAATGACTTTTCTGGGCTTACCAATGCTATCTCAATACACCTTGGATTTAACAATATTGCAGATATTGAGACTGGTGCATTTAATGGCCTTGGCCATCTTAAGCAACTTCATATCAATCACAATTCTTTAGAAATTCTTAAAGAGGATACCTTCCATGGACTGGAAAACCTGGAATTCCTACAAGCAGATAACAATTTTATTACAGTGATTGAACCAAGTGCCTTTAGCAAGCTCAACAGACTTAAAGTGTTAATTTTAAATGACAATGCTATTGAGAGTCTTCCTCCAAACATATTTCGATTTGTTCCTTTAACCCATCTAGATCTTCGTGGAAATCAGTTGCAAACATTGCCTTATGTTGGTTTTTTAGAACACATTGGCAGAATATTGGATCTCCAGTTGGAGGACAATAAATGGGCCTGCAATTGTGACTTATTACAGCTAAAACTTTGGTTGGAAAACATGCCCCCTCAGTCTATAATTGGTGATATTGTGTGCAACAGCCCTCCATTTTTCAAAGGAAGCATACTAAGCCGGCTGAAAAAGGAATCAATTTGCCCCACTCCACCAGTGTACGAAGAACACGAGGATCCTTCAGGATCATTGCATCTGGCAGTAACATCTTCAATAAGTGATAGTCGCATGTCAACCAAGACCATGTCTCTTTTAAAACCACCCACCAAAGCACCAGGTTTAATACCTTATATTACAAAGCCATTCACTCAACTTCCAGGACTCTACTGTCCTATTCCTTGTAACTGCAAAGTACTCTCCCCATCAGGGCTTCTAATACACTGTCAAGAGCGCAATATTGAAAGCTTATCAGATCTAAAACCTCCTCCACAAAATCCTAGAAAGCTTATTCTTGCAGGGAATATTATTCACACCTTAATGAAGTCTGATCTAGTGGAATACTTCACTTTGGAAATGCTTCACTTGGGAAACAATCGTATTGAGGTTCTCGAAGAAGGATCGTTTATGAATTTAACAAGATTACAAAAGCTCTATCTGAATGGTAACCATCTGACTAAGTTAAGTGGAGGTATGTTCCTTGGTCTCCACAATCTTGAGTACTTATATCTTGAATACAATGGCGTTAAGGAAATATTACCTGGTAGCTTCAATCCAATGCCCAAACTTAAAGTCCTCTATTTAAACAACAACCTCCTGCAAGTTTTACCACCACATATTTTTTCAGGGGTTCCTCTAATGAGGGTAAACCTTAAAACAAACCAATTTACCCATCTACCTGTAAGTAATATCTTGGATGACCTTGATTTACTGACCCAGATTGACCTTGAGGACAACCCCTGGGATTGTTCCTGTGACCTGGTTGGATTGCAGCAATGGATACAAAAATTAAGTAAGAACACAGTGACAGATGAAATACTCTGCACCTCTCCGGAGCACCTAGAcaaaaaggaattgaaagcaCTCAACAGTGAACTTCTTTGCCCAGGTTTGGTCAATAACCCATCCCTGCCAACTCAGACTAGTTACGTAATAGTCAATACTCCTACAACCACAACTACAGCGGACACTATTTTTAAATCACTTACCGATGCTGTACCACTATCTGTTTTAATACTAGGACTGCTGATTGTATTCATAACTATCGTATTCTGTGCTGCAGGGATAGTGGTTCTTGTTCTTCACCGTAGGAGAAGATACAAAAAGAAACAAGCTGATGAACAGATGAGAGACAACAGTCCTGTGCATCTCCAATATAGCATGTACGGCCATAAAACAACTCACCACACTACTGAAAGACCCACAGCATCACTCTATGAGCAGCACATGGTAAGCCCCGTGGTTCATGTCTATAGAAGCCCATCCTTTGGCTCGAAGCAtctggaagaagaagaagaaaggaatgagaAAGAGGGAAGTGATACAAAACATCTCCAAAGAAGTCTCTTAGAACGAGAAAATCATTCCCCACTCACAGGATCAAACATGAAGTACAAAGTCACAGACCAATCCACTGAATTTTTATCCTTCCAGGATGCCAGTTCATTatataggaacatttttgagaaagaaagagaacttcAGCAACTGGGAATCACAGAATACCTAAGGAAAAACATTGCTCAACTTCAGCCTGATATGGAGGTACATTATCCAGGAGCCCATGAAGAGTTAAAGTTGATGGAGACATTAATGTACTCAAGGCCAAGGAAGGTATTAGTGGAACAGACTAAAAATGAGTATTTTGAGCTGAAAGCTAACTTACATGCTGAACCTGACTACTTAGAAGTCCTGGAGCAACAAACATAG